The Sphingomicrobium sp. genome has a window encoding:
- a CDS encoding response regulator — protein sequence MTQRILYVDDEPDIRAVAEIALQIDPELDVRTCGSGPEGISTALEWQPHLIMLDVMMPGMDGPAVLRALGANDRTSRIPVVFITARTQAADKSRLMEMGAIGVIAKPFDPMELAATVRAYLREGASD from the coding sequence GTGACCCAGCGAATCCTCTATGTCGACGATGAGCCGGACATCCGCGCGGTCGCGGAGATCGCGCTGCAGATCGACCCTGAGCTGGACGTGCGGACGTGCGGCAGCGGCCCGGAAGGCATCAGCACCGCGCTCGAATGGCAGCCGCACCTCATCATGCTGGACGTGATGATGCCGGGGATGGACGGGCCCGCTGTACTGCGCGCGCTTGGCGCGAACGATCGCACGAGCAGGATCCCGGTTGTGTTCATCACTGCGCGCACCCAGGCGGCCGACAAGAGCCGATTGATGGAAATGGGTGCGATCGGCGTCATCGCCAAGCCCTTCGACCCGATGGAGCTTGCGGCCACGGTGCGGGCCTACCTTCGCGAGGGAGCAAGTGACTGA
- a CDS encoding Hpt domain-containing protein has protein sequence MTEFEERMAALRQQFVVRCADRIEVLQDALSRDDRATIASTAHALAGTAGIFSFSELSRSARLLEEAAESPTSDCEALKALAGDLVEQLKTIAGVKD, from the coding sequence GTGACTGAGTTCGAAGAGCGGATGGCGGCTCTTCGGCAGCAATTCGTGGTTCGCTGCGCCGACAGGATAGAAGTGCTGCAGGACGCCCTGAGCCGGGACGACCGCGCGACCATCGCGTCGACCGCCCATGCGCTTGCGGGCACCGCCGGCATCTTCAGCTTCTCGGAACTCAGCCGCTCGGCCCGGCTGCTCGAGGAAGCAGCCGAGTCGCCCACAAGCGATTGCGAAGCGCTGAAAGCCTTGGCAGGCGACCTTGTGGAGCAACTCAAGACAATCGCAGGGGTTAAGGACTGA
- a CDS encoding response regulator transcription factor, translated as MPRLLIAEDDPLTLEGIKLLLGSSNHEVVATVSDGEAVFDALAAKRPDMLLLDFDMPKRSGLDILRTLRERGDKRPVVLLTGSISDKRVYEALQLGLNGLVIKAAAPQHLLTCLDAVAQGRRWIEHEVLQRAMEISLNPEGAASDPLKPLSPRERAITSLLLQGMRNKEIAGELGIGEGTVKVHLHKIFDKLGVSSRMELALLAYKDVA; from the coding sequence GTGCCACGATTATTGATTGCCGAAGACGACCCGCTGACGCTTGAGGGCATCAAGCTCCTGCTCGGCTCTTCCAACCACGAAGTGGTCGCGACCGTGTCCGACGGCGAAGCGGTGTTCGACGCGCTCGCAGCGAAGCGGCCCGACATGCTCCTGCTCGATTTCGACATGCCCAAGCGCAGCGGGCTCGACATCTTGCGGACGCTGCGCGAGCGCGGCGACAAGCGCCCCGTGGTGCTTCTGACCGGCAGCATCTCCGACAAGAGGGTCTATGAGGCGCTCCAGCTCGGCCTCAACGGACTGGTGATCAAGGCGGCGGCGCCGCAGCATCTCCTGACCTGCCTTGACGCCGTCGCCCAAGGACGGCGCTGGATCGAGCACGAGGTCCTTCAGCGCGCGATGGAGATCAGCCTCAATCCGGAAGGGGCAGCGTCCGACCCGCTCAAGCCGCTCAGCCCACGCGAGCGCGCGATCACCAGCCTGCTGCTCCAGGGCATGCGCAACAAGGAGATCGCGGGCGAGCTCGGCATCGGAGAAGGGACCGTGAAGGTCCACCTCCACAAGATCTTCGACAAGCTCGGCGTAAGCAGCCGGATGGAGCTGGCGCTGCTCGCGTACAAGGACGTCGCCTAG
- a CDS encoding fimbria/pilus periplasmic chaperone encodes MIAKIKSFFAILLAASLMLAPTPATAMTVQPVVLNLTTGGRGMTQTITVTNTFSYPLSVELRIEELSVDANGVRGTGKTSGDLLVFPPQATIQPGQTQSFRVQYVGGGNLTRSKHYYVTVAQLPVQLQQGQSAVQVLYNFQVLVSVAPDGVKPAIKVNSAEVQRTADGKFVPVVTFSNPSAAHGYLANGRLRLVQRDASGREVYKHNYSAPEVQQAIGYGLVGAGQERRVTLPLELPGSGPIEVQYTPDN; translated from the coding sequence GTGATTGCTAAGATCAAATCCTTTTTCGCCATCCTCCTCGCCGCATCGCTGATGCTGGCGCCGACACCCGCCACCGCGATGACCGTGCAACCGGTCGTGCTGAACCTGACCACCGGCGGGCGCGGGATGACGCAGACGATTACCGTGACGAATACGTTCAGCTACCCGCTGTCCGTCGAGCTTCGGATCGAGGAGCTTAGCGTCGACGCGAACGGCGTCCGCGGCACCGGCAAGACATCGGGCGACCTCCTCGTCTTCCCTCCGCAGGCGACGATCCAGCCGGGCCAGACCCAGTCGTTCCGCGTGCAATATGTCGGCGGTGGGAACCTGACCCGCAGCAAGCATTATTATGTCACCGTCGCGCAGCTTCCCGTGCAGCTGCAGCAGGGCCAGTCGGCCGTGCAGGTCTTGTACAATTTCCAGGTGCTGGTCAGCGTCGCCCCTGACGGCGTGAAGCCCGCGATCAAGGTGAACAGCGCCGAAGTCCAGCGCACCGCCGACGGCAAGTTCGTGCCCGTCGTAACCTTCAGCAATCCTTCGGCGGCGCACGGCTATCTCGCGAACGGCAGGCTCCGCCTCGTCCAGCGCGATGCGTCGGGCCGCGAAGTCTACAAGCACAATTACAGCGCGCCGGAGGTCCAGCAGGCGATCGGCTACGGCCTCGTTGGCGCCGGCCAGGAACGCCGCGTGACGCTGCCGCTGGAGCTGCCGGGCAGCGGCCCAATCGAAGTGCAGTACACGCCGGACAATTGA